A stretch of DNA from Juglans microcarpa x Juglans regia isolate MS1-56 chromosome 5D, Jm3101_v1.0, whole genome shotgun sequence:
aagaaatcccAGAAAAAAATTGCATCTAGCAGACCAAGTATATTAAAGCATATAAATAATCACTAtgatactaatattataaaagatCTAATGGAAAGTACAGTTAAACCTTGGACATATGGGATCCTTTATATACGTCCGAATGCTTGATACAGGAAGTTgaaatgcaccttccacaaaagTTGGATTCAATCTCCCATCATACTCAAACTTGCTGAACATGAGCTGCAGTGATTTGGATACTTCATTAATAACAAATTTAGAAAACCATGAAGCAGAATATAGACAAACAGTGATAAACAGAAGCATGCCTGCAATGATACAATATTGGTTGGGTCAAAGGGTGGGGCATCTGATACAGTTCGTGCTCGAAATATAGGCCTCAAGGAAGAAAATGGCAAGCGTATCTGGGTGTGAAAGGGAACCACAGCTTGTTAGTAGTGATTATCAAGCATAGCCATTCGATCAAGGGGTTTATAATGTCACTCACTGACTGCCATTGGCCTGCTACAGTGTCAAAGCCTGCCGTATAACCAACAGTGTCCCAATCACTGCTAGTGCGAACAATCATTTTGTACCTGCGACCGTCACCTTTAAGGCGAAGCTCCAAACCATCATATGCAGAAACATCTTCTGGGACTGACAAATTCTGAAAACCAAACAAATGACTCTCTCTTTATATAAGAAATGGATTCATAAATTGGTGCATCCCAAAAGGTCTGGAACACAAGCCaagagaagagaggagaagaagaagaagaattgagGGATATCCATTGGGTAGAAAATACAGGAAGATCCGGCACAGCAAGGCTTTTGGTggttttttcaaatcctcatacaaCAACGGGTGCAAACTTCATTAAGAATAGAATGGATCTAATCCATAAGGACCCAAAGTAGAAATTTGGCAATTACGTGATCTCATCTGATAGCCTGACAACAAGAGCCCAGatccttgagaaaaaaaaaaaatcacccacCAGGTGGGTGTAACAAAAACAAAGTCTTTTGATATGATTGAATCATAGATAGTTCTAAGGAAAGCAGATCCACAGGGAAAACAACCTCCATGTGTGCTAAGAAAACAATTATGGTCCATAGAGCCATGCAGATAACAAAAACTAAATGAACTGAGTAGCCCAGAGAAACATCCAAAATTTCATGTCAGCAACTCATGAAAAGGttgttagaaacaaaaattcatTGAAGATATGCTTGAACCTTAAGTGCAATCATGCATTCCATTTCTTTGAAACATTTGATACCATTAATGAAAATTACGAAAATCTCACATCTCGATCATCTGAATAAATTCACTGACACTTCCAAGAGAAATAAGAAGTAAGCTCATTTCCAATGCCATCGAAGACCATTTATCAGAATATATGTTGAATTAGACCACAAGAAGGATAATCTCACGGGGGTACGGAGAAGTCAAGATAAGTCATTGCATTTTACCCTTGTTCTGATACTGGTAAAGCCACCATTGTTAGCAGTGGAGACAACACCTGGGAGATACACAAAATACTAACGAAATGAATAAATCAAAGCATTTGGAGATGGATAGTTAATCATgcttaaggatgcaagaaaacATAAAACAGAGAAATGTGGGTGGAAGGGGCTGCAGGAACAAACCTTTGAAAAGGCCAGTTGGTCCACCAATTTCGCTGCCTATTGGGTCAATTTGAAATGTGCTTTCACTAACTCCTCCCATTACAACATCATCTAGAGCACCCCAAGCGAGTTCTCTAGAGTTATTATCTGCAAAATTGGGGTAGGAGAACAAAAATCTTAATCACAGAACATATTCCTATATCAAACAGGTAATGAGCAATGACAGTAAAGATTTGGTCTAGTTGTAAAGCACTGATGAAATGTATTGATTGATCTGTTGTAGTatgaaacaatattaaaaagacaataaaattataaattcggTGCACAAACGACCATGTTATAAATggaattttaatacaaattttgtaTGCGATATATAACTTCATGAACTTTTCTTCTCATTACGCCTCTTGCTGGCGTACTTAACATGGACTTGAATGCCATGCAATGCCCCCCCACCCCTTGCCATCCCTTACTCCCCTTTTCcattatttgtttttccttttctaagcTTCGTTTTTATTTTACTCTTATCTGCATGATAAAGTACTTGCGCAAAATGCAACAGCTTGGTGCTAGATCAATGATTGTGTACCTTCAAATCCAAAGAGTAGTTTTCCCTTTTGAAGTCCAACACTCCCTTTTACAGCATTGATTAAATTTTTCATTCCAATGTATTCCACCATTTCAGGAGAATCACCTTTTATCTGTTCCCAACAATCAAAAGAGGCCTCATTGTTATCAAGAGCCAGATGTTTGCATAGCTCACAAAGGAAAAACAATTGAACTTCCAATTCGAGGAAAATCAATACAAAACAGGCAATCAGTTCACCACCTCCGGTTCAAAGAACTTGATTCCCTGTAGACAAGAATTGGTATTGAGTTAGAGAAAAATCAAAGGTAAAAAATATAGCAAGCATACAACTTCCATTATTGAGAAGCCAACAAATTGGTGGATAGGCAAACTCTCCTACAACTATGCGTGAAACTATGGGTTTTCACTACCATCTTCCAAGTTTTCACAAACGTACTTGGCTGTATTTTGCCCTGTCAGGAGTGTCCCCTTCCTTTGGACCAACAATGACAGAAACGGCATTAATAACTTTCCTCACTCCTTTGAAGTACTCAGGGACCAGAGTGCTCTCCTTAGTAATGTCTCCAACAATCTGAAATTTGTAGAAAAAGGCACAGTCATAAGCATGTAAAGTAAGGGATGAAAACACAACCAAGTTTCATATAACCAACTTATTATGTACAATCATGTAATGGAAACATCTTGGCAGGGTTTGTTGAATGAAAGAATCTGAATATACTCCACCTGAGAAATGACGTCAACTATTTAATATACTAGGCactccacataaaataaattagtaaaacaataaataattaaaagctCACAGACAAAATCAGGACAGTCACAAACAGTTTGATTAATCAATTAGATATTGTGCTATGAAGCATCTGCTTTTTCAGAGAATGTACTGATTACAGTTGAGAGTACAAAGAatcatattttctaaataattaatttcttccACCCAAGAAAGAGTCGCACAATCAGTTACTAACATCAATTGAGACTGGGAAAGAATTCAGAAACTTCCAAAGTTGACATGTATACATTTACTCATAAAGACGGGAAAATAGAGGCAAAATTCAGAAGTACATTCTTTTTAGATAGGTAATGTACAGAAAACATACATCCTCCAGACTCAATATGAGTAGGCCTGTTTAGGCCTGCTTATCAAAAACTGACAACCAAAAATGCCCAGGAATGCATGCTTCGCTCAAAGTAGTAAATGTGATCAATCAGTTaggaagagaaattttatgcaGTAGCTACTAGCTAGCTCACCAAGTCAATATCTGGGCTGAACATCTTTCTTGCCTTCTCTTCATTTCTGACCTAAGAAATTGTCATACAAAAATGGGGATATATAATAGTCAATGACTACTAAAAATCTTAAGAGCATATTGGaaatttttctaaatgaaaaatgctacaaTGGCTTGCAGCACTTTCAGCTAAGCATGCATTACAAACACATTAGAAGGTAGGAGCAGAAATACCAATACTCGGACTGGCAATCCTTTCTTCTGTAAGATGTTGACTACTCTTCTACCCACACCACCAGTAGCTCCAGCTACCAGGACAATACCAGAAGTATCCATGGCCTTTACTGGTTCACTAGGTGATGGGCTGGATAGTTTCTCAATCAGAAATTCAAAGAACTTCACAACTCCCAAAAATTGAATTCTTGTTAgtaaataccaaaaataaattcttgTTCAAACAGGCAAGATAATGTTAGAGGCAATCAAAATTGGAATAGACACCATGTCTAACCTTGGCAGGAGATGGGggtccattaaaaaaatataaagtttttaaaaatctgCCAAAGTCCCAACTCTGCTTTCCAGCTTCTGCTGATACAGTCTTGTTATTTGTTCTTGAAGAGAGAGAAGCTAAGCTTTGTCTGTAAACAAAGGACTTCGGTTTGTCATTAAGTTGAAGAAACGGTTTAGGTAGTGGAGAGGACAGTAACCGAGGATGGAAAGATTTGTTCGAAAATTTTCTACCGAAAGGAGATGAAAAGCCCTGCAGTGTCAATTAATTGAGCCATGCAAGTTAA
This window harbors:
- the LOC121265625 gene encoding protein HIGH CHLOROPHYLL FLUORESCENCE PHENOTYPE 173, chloroplastic isoform X1 — translated: MECCSMQVSSSLSSSILNVQGFSSPFGRKFSNKSFHPRLLSSPLPKPFLQLNDKPKSFVYRQSLASLSSRTNNKTVSAEAGKQSWDFGRFLKTLYFFNGPPSPAKFFEFLIEKLSSPSPSEPVKAMDTSGIVLVAGATGGVGRRVVNILQKKGLPVRVLVRNEEKARKMFSPDIDLIVGDITKESTLVPEYFKGVRKVINAVSVIVGPKEGDTPDRAKYSQGIKFFEPEIKGDSPEMVEYIGMKNLINAVKGSVGLQKGKLLFGFEDNNSRELAWGALDDVVMGGVSESTFQIDPIGSEIGGPTGLFKGVVSTANNGGFTSIRTRNLSVPEDVSAYDGLELRLKGDGRRYKMIVRTSSDWDTVGYTAGFDTVAGQWQSIRLPFSSLRPIFRARTVSDAPPFDPTNIVSLQLMFSKFEYDGRLNPTFVEGAFQLPVSSIRTYIKDPICPRFVHVGSAGVTRPGRPGLDLSKQPPAVRLNKELGFILTFKLKGEDLIRESGMPYAIIRPCALTEEPAGADLIFDQGDNITGKVSREEVARICVAALESTYACDKTFEVKSVIPFSEPFTVDPENPPPEKDYNEYFKTLKDGITGREILEESPVPV
- the LOC121265625 gene encoding protein HIGH CHLOROPHYLL FLUORESCENCE PHENOTYPE 173, chloroplastic isoform X2, whose protein sequence is MRLSGLCVVYIYSSASNISFPNRTFYLSLSEKRWNVVLCKYRRLCLPLFSTFRQSLASLSSRTNNKTVSAEAGKQSWDFGRFLKTLYFFNGPPSPAKFFEFLIEKLSSPSPSEPVKAMDTSGIVLVAGATGGVGRRVVNILQKKGLPVRVLVRNEEKARKMFSPDIDLIVGDITKESTLVPEYFKGVRKVINAVSVIVGPKEGDTPDRAKYSQGIKFFEPEIKGDSPEMVEYIGMKNLINAVKGSVGLQKGKLLFGFEDNNSRELAWGALDDVVMGGVSESTFQIDPIGSEIGGPTGLFKGVVSTANNGGFTSIRTRNLSVPEDVSAYDGLELRLKGDGRRYKMIVRTSSDWDTVGYTAGFDTVAGQWQSIRLPFSSLRPIFRARTVSDAPPFDPTNIVSLQLMFSKFEYDGRLNPTFVEGAFQLPVSSIRTYIKDPICPRFVHVGSAGVTRPGRPGLDLSKQPPAVRLNKELGFILTFKLKGEDLIRESGMPYAIIRPCALTEEPAGADLIFDQGDNITGKVSREEVARICVAALESTYACDKTFEVKSVIPFSEPFTVDPENPPPEKDYNEYFKTLKDGITGREILEESPVPV
- the LOC121265625 gene encoding protein HIGH CHLOROPHYLL FLUORESCENCE PHENOTYPE 173, chloroplastic isoform X3; this translates as MDPHLLPRIQFLGVVKFFEFLIEKLSSPSPSEPVKAMDTSGIVLVAGATGGVGRRVVNILQKKGLPVRVLVRNEEKARKMFSPDIDLIVGDITKESTLVPEYFKGVRKVINAVSVIVGPKEGDTPDRAKYSQGIKFFEPEIKGDSPEMVEYIGMKNLINAVKGSVGLQKGKLLFGFEDNNSRELAWGALDDVVMGGVSESTFQIDPIGSEIGGPTGLFKGVVSTANNGGFTSIRTRNLSVPEDVSAYDGLELRLKGDGRRYKMIVRTSSDWDTVGYTAGFDTVAGQWQSIRLPFSSLRPIFRARTVSDAPPFDPTNIVSLQLMFSKFEYDGRLNPTFVEGAFQLPVSSIRTYIKDPICPRFVHVGSAGVTRPGRPGLDLSKQPPAVRLNKELGFILTFKLKGEDLIRESGMPYAIIRPCALTEEPAGADLIFDQGDNITGKVSREEVARICVAALESTYACDKTFEVKSVIPFSEPFTVDPENPPPEKDYNEYFKTLKDGITGREILEESPVPV